GTCGGTGAGCTTCGTAACGCCGAGCAAACCCGACTCCGACCATCCCGGCGACAAAAGCGACCTCGGCCCCTCGTGGGTCGCCAACGTCGTGAACGCGATCGGCGAGAGCCCATACTGGAACACGTCGGCGATCATCCTGCTGTGGGACGACTGGGGCGGCTGGTACGACAACGCCTCGCCGCCGCAGCTGGATTTTCGGGGCCTCGGCATCCGCGTGCCGTGCCTGATCATCTCACCCTACTCGCGCGAGACCTCTCCGAGTCATCCGGGCTACGTGTCGCATACTCAGTACGAGTACGGGAGCATCCTGCGGTTCATCGAGGAGGCCTATAACCTGCCGTACATCGGGCCGGAGAGCCAATTCTACACGGACGAGCGCGCGACGCCCCTCGACGACAGCTTCGACTTCACGCAGCCGGCGCGGAAGTTCGTGCCGATTACCCCCAAATACCCGAGGTCGCGCTTCCTGCACGAGCCGCCGTCGAACGAGCCGGTCGATACGGAATAACGGCGGCTCGCGCGGTCAGCGCGACGGACTACTGCTCGAGCTCGTGGACGCTATTGTCTTTGGTGTCCGTATAGAACAGCGCCGTGTTGGCGTCACTCGTTCCGGTAGCCAGCAGCCCGAAAACTTCCTGCGTCGTATCGCTGTTGAGAGTCTTGGTCGCCAGCACCGTGCCCCCCGCCGAGATCTCGACCAGCGTGTTGCCGCCGGCGCCGTTGGCGACGACGAGGTTGCCGTTGGGCAGCAAAGCGAGTGCCACCGGGGAGTTTAGCGGCGAGCCGCTGTAGACGAGCGACGCGCACGAGAACTTCTTCTGCTTGCACTTGAACGTCTTACCGCCGGGCTGCACGATGATCTCGCCCGTCGCCAGCAAGTTGCTCACGGTCGTGACTGCAACGAGCGTATTGTCGACACCGTCGGTGATGTAGAGCGTGTCGTTGCACTTGTTTCCGTGGTTGATCAGCGTCCCGTTATACTGGATTCCTTCCGGGCCCAAGGCGCCCCAGCCGGATCCGCCGACGTCGAAGCCCGTGATGACGGCCTCCTCTTTCCTGAGGCCGTATAGGCCGGCGGCGAACTTGACGATCGAACCGGTCTTGGCGTCGCCCTCGAAGATGCTTTCGGGCGCGTATGCCAGGCTGCAGAAAGCGTCGGCGTCGACGACCGGCTCTTTGATCGGCGAGCCGTACGTCTTCACGGCCTTGGCGTGCTGGTTGAACTTCTCGAGGATGCCGCTGGACAATCCGCCACCGTATACGTTGTCGCCATGGCTCACCGCGCCACCGGAGCAACCTTTGATCTTGGCGCTCTGCACGAACCTCGTCGGCGACGAACCCGTCGTGGGATTCAGCAGCTCGATCGTCGTTCCGTTTCCGGCGGTGCCGGTGGAGTCGGCGAAGTTGCAGACCAGCAGCTGGCCCTTCTTCAAGACACCGAAGCTGAGATGCACTTGCGACAGGTCGCGCGGACCCTGGTCGCCGTTCCTTGGATCGACCGTCGAGCCGATGACGACGTCCTTCTTGAGCTTATTGAGGATCGAAGTGCTGTCGGTCGCGGGTGCGAGGGAACTTTGAGCGCCAAAGGCGTTGTTCGCCCCGGCGCTCGATGGGACGGCGCCGCTGCCGCCGCAGGCAGACATCGCGAGAAGGCCGCCGAGCGCCACCGGCGCCGGCAATAGGTTGAAGAATCGCATCGTGTTTATGGCTCCAGTTCGTGGACGTTGTGGTAGGCTGAATCGGTATAGAAGAGCGTCGTGTTCGTGTCGTTTGTTCCGGCGGCGAGCAGTCCGAAGATCTCCGGCGTCTTGTCGCTGTTGAGCGTCTTGGTCGCGAGCACTTTGCCCGCGGCGGAGATTTCGACGAGTTTGTTGCCGCCGGCGCCGTTGGCGACGACGAGGTTGCCGTTGGGCAGCAGCGCGAGCGCTACCGGCGACTTCAACGGAGGCCCGCTGTACACGACCTTCGCGCACGAAAACTTCTTCTGCTTGCACCTGAACGTCTTGCCACCCGGCAGCACTTGGATCTCGCCCTTCGTCAGCAAGTTGCTCACGGTCGTAACCGCAATGAGCGTGTCGTCGACGCCGTCGGTGATGTAGAGTGTGTCGTTGCACTTGTTTCGGTTGATGAGCGTCGCGTTATATTGGAGTCCGCCCGGTCCACGGGTGCCCCAGCCCGCTCCGCCGACGGCGAAGCCCGTGATGACGGCCTCCTCTTTCTGGAGGCCGTATAGGCCGGCAGCGAACTTGACGATCGAGCCGGTCTTGGCGTCGCCCACGAAGATGCTTTCGGGGGCGTAGGGCAGGCTGCAATCGGCGTCGGTGTCCGCTAGCGGCTCTTCGATCGGCGTTCCGTAGGTCTTGACGGGCTTCCCGTGCTCGTTGAACTTCTCGACGATTCCGCTCGTCATGCCGGCACCGTACACGTTGTCGCCCGCACTCACCGCGGCGCCGTCGCAGCCATCGATTTTCGTGCTCTGCACGAACGTGGCCGGCTTCGAGCCCTGCTTCGGATCCAATATCTCGATCGTCGTGCCTTTCCCGGCGGCGCCGGAGGAGTCGACGAAGTTGCAGACAAGCAGCTGGCCCTTCTTCAGCACGCCGAAGCTCAGATGGACCTGCGACAGCGCACGCGGACCCTTGTCGCCGTTCTTCGGATCGACCGTCGAACCGATGACGACGTCCTTCTTTAGCTTCTTGAGGATGGACGTGCTGTCGGCCGGCGCGATCAAACCGGCGTCGCCGACGGCAACTTGCGAGAACGCACCGTTGGCGCCGACGCTCGACGGGACGGCTCCGTTCCCGCCGCACGCCGATGTCGCCAGCAGCGCTCCGACGACGGCCAGCGCGGGGCGTCTATGAAAAAGCATCCTAACCTCGCTCGTAGTACGCAGTGAAAGCCCCGCCCTTCGAATCGCCTTTTTGGCCAACCTGCAAGAGCGAGCGACCGCCGTCACCTTTCATGTGAAAGTTCTCACAAAGAAAACTATAGTCATCGCGACGCCGATGGTGACGACGACGACGCGCGCGAACGGCTGCGGCACGCGCCGAAAGAAGCGAGCGCCCAGATATCCGCCGGCGAGCGCAATTACGGCCATCGGCAGCGCGAACCGCCAATCGATGATGCGCGCGACGACGAATGGAATCAACGCCACGCCGTTGATGGCCGTGGCGAGGACGTTCTTGATCGCGTTCTGCGCGTTAAAGCTCGGTAATCCGGAGAAGGCGAGCACCGCAAGCATCAGGATTCCAGCGCCCGCGCCGAAATAACCGCCGTAGATCGCGATGCAGAACTGCACGCCGAGCTGCCACGGCGCGTGCCGCGGCGCGGCCGGCGCGGCGCGCGTCAGACGTGGGCTGAGGGCGAAGACGATCGTCGCGAAGAGCAAGAGCCACGGGATCAGCCGTTGGAACAGCGCCTGCGGCGTGACCAGCAGCAGATACGCGCCGATCAGCGCGCCCACGACGCTCACGCTGATGACGGGCAGCAACAGTCCTCGATGCGCCACAACTTCTTCGCGATAGCCGCGCGCGCCGCCGATATTGCCGACCCACATCGCCGCGTTGTTTGTCGCGTTGGCCGAGATCGGCGGCACGCCCGCGAACACGAGCGACGGAAACGACAGAAAGCTTCCGCCGCCGGCGACGCTGTTCATCGCCCCGGCCGCGAACGCGGCGAGTCCGGGAAGTAAGATCAGAGCGCGGTGCGTTCGCGCTTGGTAACGCGATAGACCCGGCGCACGTTCTTGAGCGTTTCGAGCTTCGTCAACAGCTTGTGCAAATGGTCGAGGTCGCGGATCTGGACGGTGAGGCTGGCCACGGCGACCCCGTCCTTGCGCACGCGCGCGTTGACCGAGCTCACCTGCGTCTTGAGCTCCGAGAAGACGGCCATGATGTCTTGCAGCAGCTGGGAGCGATCGTCGGCCTCGACCTCGACGTCCACGCCGTGCGTCAGGCCCGCGTCGTCGATCCATTGCGCCTGCAAGATCCGCTCCGGAGTGGCGTTCATGTACGCGACGTTGGGACAGTCGGCGCGGTGGATGCTGACGCCGCGGCCGATCGTCACGTAGCCGATGATCGGATCGCCCGGCACGGGGGAGCAGCACTTCGAGAGCCGTACCAGCACGTCGTCCACGCCGGCGATGCGCACGCCGCTCGACCGGCGCACGCCCTTGCGCGGCGTCGGCCGGCGGCCGATCTTCGTGAGATCGACGACGTTGTCGTGCTTGAGCTCGTCGCGCAACCGATTGACGACGGCCTGCGCCGAAGCGTCGCCGAAGCCGATAGCGGCGTAGAGATCCGTTGGGGTCGCGTAGTTCAGACGCGACGCGATGCGTCCGAGCAGCTCGCCGCGCGCGACGTCCGTACGCAACCCCGCGCGAGCCAGCTCCTGCTCGAGCGCCTCCTGCCCGGCTAAGACGTTCTCCTCGCGGCGCTCCTTGCGAAACCACTGCTTGATCTTGTGCTTCGCGCTGGAGGTCTTGACGATCGAGAGCCAGTCCAGCGAGGGGCGGCCGCTGGACTTATTGACGAGGATCTCGCAGATGTCGCCGTTCTGCATCGCGTAGTCGAGCGGAACGATCCGGCCGTTGATCTTCGCACCGACGCAATGATTGCCGACGTCGGTGTGCACTTGATAGGCGAAGTCCAGCGGCGTGCCGCCGGCGGGTGTCGAATAGACGTCGCCGCGCGGCGAGAACACGAAGACCTGCGAGTCGAACAGATCGAGCTTGAGGTTTTCCATGAAGACGCGCGAGTCTCGCATGTCCTTCTGCCACTCCAGCAGCGCGCGCAGCCACGAGAGCTTGTTCTCGAACTGGTCGGCCTTGCCGCCTTCCTTGTAGCGCCAGTGCGCGGCGATGCCGTATTCGCCGGTGCGGTGCATGTCCCAGGTGCGGATCTGGATCTCGAGCGGTTCGCCGCTCGGGCCCACGACCGTCGTGTGAAGCGACTGATACATGTTGGGCTTGGGCATCGCGATGTAATCTTTGAAGCGGCCCGGCAACGGCGTCCACATCGCGTGAACGGCGCCAAGCGCCGCGTAGCAGTCCTTCACGGTATCGACGATGATGCGGATCGCCGTCAGGTCGTAGATCGTCGAGAACTCGCGGCCCTTGCTGATCTTCGAGTAGATCGAGTAGAAGTGCTTCGGCCGGCCTTGGATCTCGGCGTTGACCTTTAGCGCCTTGAACTCGTCGCGGAGGCGCACGATTGCCGCTTCGACGTCGGCCTCGCGCTCGCGCCGCGTCTTGGCGACGCGTTCCACGATGTCGTGATAGCCCGCGGGATCGAGGTACCGAAGGCACTCGTCCTCGATCTCCCACTTGATCTTCCATATCCCGAGCCGGTGCGCGATCGGCGCGTAAATGTCGAGCGTCTCTCGCGCGATCCCCTGCTGCTTGGAGGGCGGCAGGCTCGCGAGCGTCCGCATGTTGTGCAGGCGATCGGCCAGCTTGATGATGATGACGCGGATGTCCTTGGCCATCGCGAGGAACATCTTGCGCAGATTCTCGACCTGCGCGTCTTCCTTCGATTGGTACGGAATCCGCGTAAGCTTGGTCACGCCGTCGACCAAGCGCGAGATCTCGTCGCCGAACTGCGCCGTGACCTGGTCGTTCGTGATCGAAGTATCCTCGACGACGTCGTGAAGCAGGGCCGCGGCGATCGTCTGATGGTCCATCTCGAGGTCGGCCAGGATTCCGGCGACGGCCAGCGGGTGCTCGACGAACGACTCGCCGGACGCGCGGCGCTGGCCCTCGTGTGCCGCGACGGCGACCTCGTAGCCGCGCATCAGCGCCTCCGCGTCGGCGGAGGTGTCATAGCGGCGGACTCGCTCGATCAGGTCGGTGATGGTCATGGATATCCCGCTATTATAACGCAGCGGGTCGCGCGGACGCGCCCTAGCGGCCTATGGGCTGCTAGCGGGGGAGGGGCTCGGGGCCGGGGTCACAGTCTCGACGTCGAGCCGATTCTTGAAGAAGATCGTCGCGATCTTGCCCTGAGCGTCGAGCGCGAGCCAGAGGTAAATGTTGCCGGAGGTGCAGCGCATCTGATAAATGTAGCCGCGCGCCTCGGGCGGGAAGTCGGGCGCGATCCAGTGCCCCATATAGACCTCGTCGATCAGGGGGCCGAGCTGGCCCAGCGCCGTCGACGTCTCCGTGATTTTCGCGTCGGAGAGCTTGTCCAGCACCTGTTTCGCGTACAGGCTCTTGTTGATGCTCCCGGCCTGCCACTGCACGAACTGCTGGCGCGCGAGTTTGGTGATCACGGGGTCCGCGACCGGCGTGGGCGTCGGCGCCGGTGTGGGCGTCGAGTGCGGGCGCGCGAAACTCGGCGCCGGCGCCGACACCAGGGCGGCGGTTACGATTGCGGCGGCGAGGGCGAACCTCATCGGCGATCAGTACGAAAGGAAGGTGACGACGTCGTGGCCCGCAAGCTTCTCGCGCCCCTTGAGGTCGGTCAGCTCGACCAAGAACGCGAAGGCGTCGACGCTGGCGCCGAGTCGTTCGAGGAGCCGGCCAGTTGCGGCGGCAGTGCCGCCCGTCGCGAGCAGGTCGTCCACGACGAGGACGTGGTCGCCCTTGCCGATGGCATCGGCGTGGATTTCGAGCGCGTTGGTCCCGTATTCGAGCGCGTACTCCTCGCTGAGCTTGTCATGCGGCAACTTTCCGGGCTTGCGCACCGGGATGAATCCGGCCCCGATTGCGTACGCGATCGGCGCCCCGAGAATGTATCCGCGTGCCTCGACGCCGACGACGTAGTCGATTCCGCGGCCGCTGAAACGCTCCACGAACAGGTCGATCGTGCGCCGAAAGCCTTGCTTATCTTTCAACAACGGGGTAATGTCACGGAAAAGGATTCCGGGAATCGGAAAATCCGGGATCGCTCGAATCAGGGTTTCGATCTCCACGACGGGACCGGTTACAGTCGGGGGATCGAAGGGCCTGCAGAAAGGATGGACATGAAGAGACCGTACGCCCTGGCCGCCGCGATGACTGCGGCGCTCGCCGCGGGCACGGTTGCTCCCGCGCTTGCCAACGGCGCGGGCAGCACCACCACGATCATCGTACTCAGTGCTGCCGCAGTCGGCTCCGTCCCGCTCATCGTCAACTATAATCACAAGGTCCGCGAGAAACGAGCGGAGGAGCAGGAGGTCGCGCGCCGGCAAGATGCCTATCGCGACTGGTTCTATCACAAGTACGGCTACTACCCGACCTACGATCAGTTCAGGCAGTGGTACGTGCAGACATACAACACCAACCCGTAGGCGCTAACGACGGAAAAACGCCGAGCCACTCCACGCGGAACGGCTCGGCGTTCTCCTTATGAAACTCGACCTCAGCGAGCCGAGGACGCGGCTGCTGCTCGCCATCGCGATCTCCATAGCGATCCACGAGGCGGCCGCCGGACTCGTGCCGCAGGCACTTCGGCGCCCCTCCCCAAGTGCGGAAGTCGTCACGCGCGCGCAGATCGTGCGCGTCGCGATACGCGCCGTCGCGACGCCGACGCCCCGACCGGTGCGCGTCGCCGAGCGGGTTCGTACCGTTGCGGCAGCGCCGGCGCCGCGCCGTGCCGCGGCCGCTTCGCGGCAGGTTGCGCAAGCCCCGGTTCATCGTGCCGAACCGCGTCGCAGCGTGCCGCGCTCGCCGTCGCAGGGCCGCCCAGTATGGGACGCGGCCGGGAGCGGCAACGGTCACGCCGGCTTCGCGTTAGCCGGTACCGGCACAAACGGCAGCGCCCGCGCGGGCGCAGCCGGCGACGCTGCCGCGCCGGCGAGCGATACGCGCCCGTGCGGCTTCGTGACATTCTCGGATCCCCACGGCTCGCAGTTCGACTCGCGCACGCGCGGCTTCTGGGTGGACATCCGCATGGCGGTCCGCTTCTCTGACGGAACGACGCAGTCGATGATTCTCGACTATCCTTGGTACTATCCGAGCGAAGCCGCCAATCCGTGGTCGGACGCGAACCTGCGCGATCCGAACTTCCCGACGCGCTTCCAGCAGCCGCCGCCCGAAAAGGCGATGGGTGAGCCGCCGCTCGTGCAATACGTCATGGCGCATAGCACTGCGGACGGACTCACCCTCTTACGCGATTGCCCCGCGCTATCGCCGGCGGCCGAGACTCCTTAAGTTCCCAGCGCGTTGTCCGGGCTGACGGAGACCGGCCAATCTCCGGCATTGGTAGTGAGCTTATTGCTCAGCGACGTGCCGTTGGGATAGGCGATGTCCGCAATGACGAACGGGCCGGCGCTGGTCTCGACGCTCACGTACAACGTCTTGTTGTCTTTGCTGAGCGCGAGCCCGAACGGGAAACCCGTCACGCTGATCTTCTTCGACGGATTGGTCTGCCCCGCGGGAATGTAATCGATCGTGTCCGAGGAGTCGTCGAGCACGATGATGTTGCCCGATTTGTCGACTTCGAGAGCGCCCGGCGAGCCGACGTTCAGGTTGAGGTTCTTGCCTGTGGTCGAGCCGGGAGCGAACTCCTCGACCTCGGTTCCCACCTGTGCGTACAGGTTATCCTTCGAATCGGTCGCCAGATACTCGGGACTGCTGGCGACGCTTATCGTAAGCGATGGGGATGTCTGGCCCTTCGGATACACGGTGATCGTATCGTTGCCGACGTTGGCGCAATAGACGGTTCCGGCGGCGTCGACGGTGAGGCCGGTCGGCCGGTTCACGCCGTTGGTGATGGTCAAGAACGGCGTCGTTTGCCCGGCCTTGTACCCGGTGATCGAGTTTTTGTTGCTGCCATTGTAACCGATGTTCGTCGCGTACACGCTGCCGGACGCGTCGACGAAGAGGCGCTCGGGATTAAAGAGGCCACTGGTGATCTGGCCTTTCTGCGCGCCGGACGAGGAGTAGATCGTGATGGTGCTCGTATCGTAGTTGCCCCAATAGATCTTGGTTCTCACCCTGTGATGACGGTCCGGCGAAAACCAGCCCTGAGCGTGCGAGCCGCTCGCGTTCGAAGTCGTGCCGTGCCCGGCCGCGAGAATGCGATTGTCGCTGACCGTGCGCTTCGCGCCGGGCTGCGCCGCAGGCGCGGAGCCGGTGCTTGGCGGTCCTGCGGCAGAGCAACCTGCGGCCAGCGTGACGAGTAGGGAAGCCGCCGCCGCGCGACGGCCAATGGAAAGACTGGAGAGCAAAGCGAAGTCCTCCTGGCGTTAGTGAATAGGGATGGCCAGGAGTTTCTTTAGACTTTCAGCTCGACCTTTTCGAGGGCGCCCTTCGTCGACACGACGTGGTGATTGAGGCGCAGCTGCTCGGGATCCAAGCCGAACGCGAGGCCCAATAGCTGGGGCAGATGGAAAATCGGAACGTCGATCTCTTGCTTGAGGACACGCGCAGCGTCGGGCTGCTGTCCGTCGAGATTCAGATGACAAAGCGGACACGGCGTTACGAGGAGGTCGGCGCCCTTCTCCTTAGCCTCGATGATGTGGTTGCCGCCCATCGCGAGCGCCTTGTCACGATTGAACGTCAGCATCGGGAAGCCGCAGCACTTCGTCGAGCCGCGATACTCGACGGGCTCGGCGCCGAGCAGCGCGATGAGCTGTTCGAGGTACGTCTTGCGCTCGGGCCGCTCGCGCAGGCCGAGTTCTTCGACCGGGCGCAGGATGTAGCAGCCGTAGAACGGCGCGACCTTCAATCCGGTCAACTTGCGCTTGATGGCGACGGCGACGCGATCGATGCCGATGTCTTCGAAGAGCATCCAGAGCAGGTGCTTGACCTTGGTCGTGCCGCCGTAGCGGAAGCCTTGGTCGGCGATCGTCGCGTTCGCGCGATCCATTCGCGCCGGGTCCCTCTGCAGATGATAGTTGTGATTCGAAAGCACGCCTTGACACGTGCTGCAGATCGTCATGAGATCGGCGCCTTGCGCCTCGGCCATCGCCAGCATCAACGCGTTGAGCGCGTCGCCGAGCTCGGGATTCTGCTCGCTCAGGACGCCGGCGCCGCAGCATGGCGCCGACTCGAGCTCGTGCAGCTCGAGACCGAGGGGCTCGGCGATGGCCGTAGCCGACACGTAGAGCTCCGGGCAGGCGCCTTTCGAGACGCAGCCGGGAAAGAACGCAACCTTCACTTGAACCGTCCTCCGACACGTTCGAAAATCGCTTTGATGCGCTTGAACCCTGGAATTTTGTGATGAATCAGCGGCGGGAGCTTGCCGGCGCGCAGCAGGTTGAACGCGCTCGGAAGCACTTTGAGCTGCTCGACGAAGTTGAAGTAACCGATCGATTTCGGCATCAGCGTCAGCTCGTTGAGCCGTCCGCTGTCGCGCACGGACTCGGCGAAGGCGTCGGCGTGACGTGTGCCGGGATTGTTCGTGAACCCGGCGTCGACCGCAAGCTTGCGCAGTTTTAAGATCTGTTCTAGCGGCGCGACGCCCTTGGGGCACTGCGTGACGCACTCGTAACAGTGCGTGCAGTCCCAAATGCCGCCGGACTCGCTGTACTGGCCAAGCCGCTCCTTCGTCTCCGCGTCGCGCGGATCGCCCGTATAGCGATAGGCCTGCGCGAGCGCCTGCGGCCCGAGGAATTCGGAGTTGACCGCGAACGATTCGCAGTCCATCAGGCAGGCGCCGCAGCTGATGCAGCTGACCTCTTGGATCAGCTCCTCCATCGCCGCGTTCGGCACGCGGTACTCCTCGTCGGGCGGCGGGACCGGCTGTTTGTTCTGCAGCCACGGCTTGACCGCGAGGTGCTTCTCCCAAAACGGCGCCATGTCGCAGACGAGGTCGCGGATGACCGGCATGGACGGCGGCGACTCGACGCGGGTCTTTCCGTCCTTGGTGAACTCCTGCAGCTTGCTCTTGCAGGCGAGATTCGCGTGGCCGTTGATCCACATCGCGCACGAGCCGCAGATCGCGCTGCGGCACGCGCAGCGCACGGCCAGCGACTGGTCCTGGTACTCCCGGATCTCGATGAGGGCGTCCAGCACGACCGCGTGTTCCGGGAGATCGACGGTGTACGTCTGATAGCGCCTTGCCGGCGAACGGTTCCAAGGAGGCGGATACGGCTCGCCCGGGATCGCGTTGTCGGCGTAGCGGCCTTCGGGGTTGTAGCGCCCGACTTCGATCGTAAACTGCATTTAGTAGGTGCGCACCTCGGGCTTCCAGCGTGTGATGGTGACGGGAACGTGCGAAACCTCCGGCTCGCGATCGTCGCGAAGGGTCAGCACGATGTGTCTCAACCAGTCCGCGTCGTTGCGTTCCGGATGTTCGGTGTGCGTATGCGCCCCGCGGCTCTCCTTGCGCTCGAGCGCGGCCCGGATGATCGCTTCGCCGCAGTCCAGCAGATAGCCGAGCTCCAACGCGAACTCGAGCGCCTGATTGAAGACCCTGCCCTTGTCGCCAACGGCGATGCGCTCGTAGCGCTTCTGGTATTCCTTGAGGGCCGCTAGTGCCTCGCGCAAACCGGCGTCGTTGCGATAGAGCCCGACCTTTTCGTCCATCATCGTCGCGAGCTCGAGGCGCAGACCGGCGGGCGTGTCGCCGGTGTACGGCCGCTCGAGCAACTCTTGCAGACGGGCCTGCTCAGAAGCCAGCAGATTTTCGCCGCCCGTGCTGGCCGTCGTGCGCTTCGCGTAGTCGGCCGACGCCTTGCCGGAGCGGCGCCCGAAGACGATCGTGTCGAGCAGCGAGTTCGCGCCGAGGCGGTTGCCGCCGTGGACGCTGACGCACGCGACCTCGCCCGCCGCGTAGATGCCCGGCACGCTCGTCGCGCCCTCGACGTCGGTCTTGATGCCGCCCATCTGATAGTGCATGCCGGGCCGCACCGGGACGGGCTCCTTGATCATGTCGATGCCGAGATAGTCGAGGGCCATCTCGTGAATCTGTGGGAGCTTCTTCAATATGACCTCGGGGCCGAGATGGCGCAGGTCGAGCAAGACGTTGCCGTCGATGCCACGGCCCTCCGCGATCTCGGTCGCCTCCGCACGCGACGTCACGTCGCGCGCCGCCAGCTCCATCTTGTTAGGCGCGTAGCGCTTCATGAAGCGCTCGCCCTCGGAGTTCAGCAAGTAGGCGCCCTCGCCGCGTGCAGCCTCCGTCATCAAGAAGCCGCTGCCGGCCAGCGTCGTGGGATGGTATTGCACCATCTCCATGTCCATCAACGGCGCGCCGGCGCGATACGCGAGCGAATATCCGTCGCCGGTGCAGATCAGCGCGTTGGTGCTTGGCTCGTAGAGACGTCCGAGGCCTCCGCTGGCGACGACGACCGCCTTGGCGCGTAGCAGGTGCAGCTCGCCGGTGATCATCTCCAGCGCCACGAGCCCGCGGCACGCGCCGCCTTCCATGAACAGCTTGGTGGCGAACCACTCCTCGTAGACCTTGACGCCGGCCTTGAGGATTTGGTCGTACAGGGTGACGAGCAGCGCCTGGCCCGTGATGTCGCCGACGAAATACGTGCGCGCCAACGAAGCGCCGCCGAATGCGCGCTTCCCGAGCTTGCCGTCGGGTCCGCGATAGAAGATGACGCCCATGTGCTCGAACTCGATGATGTCCGCGGGCGCCTCCTGAGCCATGATCTCCACGGCGTCCTGATCCGCGAGATAATCGCTGCCCTTGACGGTGTCGAAGGCGTGCGACTCCCAGCTGTCCTCCTCGGAGATCGCGGCGTTGATGCCGCCCTGTGCCGCGCTCGAGTGGCTGCGAATCGGATGCACCTTGGTGACGATCGCGACGTCGGCACCGCCGCGTGCCGCCTCCAGCGCCGCCCGCATGCCTGCCAAGCCGGCGCCCAAGATCAAGACGTCGTGATCGCGCGTCACGAGCCTGTTGTTTCCCCTAAAAGCACGGCCACATCCCGAACGCTTGTTCGATGCAATTCTCGATCCATTTCGACTCTTGCGAGCATAGCAAGCCGCCGGCGCGCGCCGCTACGTTTTTCGTAGCGGTTCGGTTCCCTAGTTGCTCGCCGTCATCGTCGCAGTAGGCCTCCCGACATTTTTCGTCAGGAGGCTTCATGCTGCAAAACGTCACCGCGACGCCCGCGCGCCGCTCGCTCGAGTTCGGAATTTATCGGGACGGCGACAACAATCTCGACGCGATCCAGGAGTCCACGCTCTCCCAGGCGCTACGCACGAGCCGCAGCGATTCGCGCATCGAGTTCACCGTCGAGGACACGACGCGGCTGCGGGCCGACGGCGACGCCGTCGTCTCGGGCCCGTTGCACACCGAGCAGTACACGATCGCCGACGGCGACGTGTCGCGCGTGCACCTCGCGCGCGCGCACGAGATGAGCAGCGAGGCGAACCTCGCGCGCTTCGTCGCCCACACGCTCGACAACGCACAGGCCAGCGGCGCGCAAACGACCTGGATCGATCTCGTCGATCACGGCGGCGGTGACGGCGGCGGACTCGAGACGCGCGACGGACGCTTGATGAGCATGCCCAACATCGCGAAGGCGATCTCCGACGGCGTCGCGCTGCACGCTCAGGAGCATCCCGAGGATGCCGGCCGCAGCGTCGACGGCATCGTGGCGAACCAGTGCCTGATGGACACGATGGGATTCGCCGACGCGCTCTCGCACGCGGGCGTGAAGTATCTCGCCGCGAGTCCCGAGACGATGCTCGCGCCAGGCGTACCCAGCGGCGTCGCGCACGCGATCGCATCGCACGCGCACGATCCCGACGCGATGGCCAAGGCGATTGTCAACGACGTCATGCGCGCGAAGTACGACGCGGGCGAGCTCGACTTCGGACCGGCCGCGGCGTTCGACGTGCTCGACCTCGATCCGCAAAAAATCGCGCATGCCGAACGCAGCATCAAGCGGCTCAACGATGACGTCGCGACCGCGGCGCGCGAGACCGGAGTGCGCGGCGCCGTG
The sequence above is drawn from the Candidatus Binatia bacterium genome and encodes:
- a CDS encoding FAD-binding protein codes for the protein MTRDHDVLILGAGLAGMRAALEAARGGADVAIVTKVHPIRSHSSAAQGGINAAISEEDSWESHAFDTVKGSDYLADQDAVEIMAQEAPADIIEFEHMGVIFYRGPDGKLGKRAFGGASLARTYFVGDITGQALLVTLYDQILKAGVKVYEEWFATKLFMEGGACRGLVALEMITGELHLLRAKAVVVASGGLGRLYEPSTNALICTGDGYSLAYRAGAPLMDMEMVQYHPTTLAGSGFLMTEAARGEGAYLLNSEGERFMKRYAPNKMELAARDVTSRAEATEIAEGRGIDGNVLLDLRHLGPEVILKKLPQIHEMALDYLGIDMIKEPVPVRPGMHYQMGGIKTDVEGATSVPGIYAAGEVACVSVHGGNRLGANSLLDTIVFGRRSGKASADYAKRTTASTGGENLLASEQARLQELLERPYTGDTPAGLRLELATMMDEKVGLYRNDAGLREALAALKEYQKRYERIAVGDKGRVFNQALEFALELGYLLDCGEAIIRAALERKESRGAHTHTEHPERNDADWLRHIVLTLRDDREPEVSHVPVTITRWKPEVRTY